Proteins encoded by one window of Nocardioides euryhalodurans:
- a CDS encoding polyamine ABC transporter substrate-binding protein gives MNFDPADPGLRRRRPRPQLGRRDVLRGGLWLGVGLGAAPLLSACGGDGSQGGSGAPYPLARPDSPVTQPIKDSNPGIEDGLDPETGGAFKILNYDQYMAPGVMKAFGEQHGVEVQVTPYTTYDEMLAKLRAPGESFDLVFPGPSVLSKMVYADLLQPLNHSYLPHLENVWPEYQDPWYDQGARYTVPYTIYGTGVLYRADRVSSVPDNGYDLMWDEQHAGKIYLLDDQQEAIAMSLLRNGITTDINTSDPALVRQATDSLIELIDRVQVKANINAYSEVPEGTATIHQAWSGDAIAGQYYLPKGETPEVLAYWRPDDPSEQVIGNDSIAIPASSTKPVLAHLMINDLLDNKIGLRNFGWNGYQPPLTKLSGQYLVDQGYIPSNLVNAVVEPGDFDEGLTFYEVAPSTEALWRQSWSQFKAGG, from the coding sequence ATGAACTTCGACCCTGCTGATCCTGGCCTGCGTCGCAGGCGGCCACGACCCCAGCTCGGGCGCCGCGACGTGCTGCGAGGGGGCCTGTGGCTCGGTGTGGGACTCGGGGCCGCACCCCTCCTCAGTGCCTGCGGGGGCGACGGCTCACAGGGCGGTAGCGGCGCTCCCTACCCGCTGGCCCGGCCCGACAGCCCGGTGACCCAGCCGATCAAGGACAGCAACCCGGGGATCGAGGACGGGCTCGATCCCGAGACGGGCGGTGCCTTCAAGATCCTCAACTACGACCAGTACATGGCGCCCGGGGTGATGAAGGCCTTCGGCGAGCAGCACGGCGTCGAGGTTCAGGTCACGCCGTACACGACCTATGACGAGATGCTGGCGAAGCTCCGCGCACCGGGTGAGTCCTTCGACCTGGTCTTCCCCGGTCCCAGCGTGCTGAGCAAGATGGTCTACGCCGACCTCCTCCAGCCGCTGAACCACTCGTACCTGCCCCACCTCGAGAACGTCTGGCCGGAGTACCAGGACCCTTGGTACGACCAGGGTGCGCGCTACACCGTGCCCTACACGATCTACGGCACGGGCGTCCTCTACCGGGCCGACCGGGTGTCCAGCGTCCCGGACAACGGCTACGACCTGATGTGGGACGAGCAGCACGCGGGCAAGATCTACCTTCTCGACGACCAGCAGGAGGCGATCGCCATGTCCCTGCTGCGCAACGGGATCACCACGGACATCAACACCAGCGACCCCGCGCTCGTCCGCCAGGCCACCGACTCGCTCATCGAGCTGATCGATCGGGTGCAGGTCAAGGCGAACATCAACGCCTACTCCGAGGTGCCCGAGGGAACCGCCACGATCCACCAGGCCTGGTCGGGCGACGCTATCGCCGGCCAGTACTACCTGCCCAAGGGCGAGACTCCCGAGGTCCTGGCCTACTGGCGCCCCGACGACCCCTCGGAGCAGGTGATCGGCAACGACAGCATCGCCATCCCGGCAAGCTCGACCAAGCCCGTGCTCGCACACCTGATGATCAACGACCTGCTCGACAACAAGATCGGGCTGCGCAACTTCGGGTGGAACGGCTACCAGCCGCCGCTGACCAAGCTGTCGGGCCAGTACCTCGTCGACCAGGGCTACATCCCGTCGAATCTGGTCAACGCGGTGGTGGAGCCCGGCGACTTCGACGAGGGACTCACCTTCTACGAGGTCGCACCGAGCACCGAGGCCCTGTGGCGTCAGTCCTGGTCGCAGTTCAAGGCCGGTGGCTGA
- a CDS encoding ABC transporter permease, with protein MTPPWRNPWRKPYLLATFTWLYILWSLVPVLIAVQFSFNDGRSRSTWQGFSTQWYCCAEGSVGEDPSLLLALQNSLVLGGATVLVATPLGVMLALGLTRWRSRTSKVANGIALVPLVTPELVVGSALYLVMVNLYQFVPLGLPAMLLGHVTFSVSYVLVVVRARLLAIGGDYEAAAQDLGASPLQAIRTILVPLLMPSIFASAMLVFATSLDDFVVSQFLFGDAANVTVPIKLYNAVRSAPTPALNALATLLLVASFLALLLAYVGLRARRRGERSALEDLADYG; from the coding sequence ATGACTCCCCCGTGGCGCAATCCCTGGCGCAAGCCGTACCTGCTGGCGACGTTCACCTGGCTCTACATCCTGTGGTCGCTGGTGCCCGTCCTGATCGCGGTGCAGTTCTCCTTCAACGACGGGCGGTCCCGCAGCACCTGGCAGGGCTTCTCGACGCAGTGGTACTGCTGCGCCGAGGGCTCGGTCGGCGAGGACCCCAGCCTGCTGCTCGCGCTGCAGAACAGCCTGGTCCTCGGCGGGGCGACCGTCCTGGTCGCCACCCCGCTGGGCGTCATGCTGGCGCTGGGACTCACGCGCTGGCGCTCGCGGACCAGCAAGGTGGCCAACGGCATTGCCCTGGTTCCCCTGGTCACGCCGGAGCTGGTGGTCGGCTCGGCGCTCTACCTGGTGATGGTCAACCTGTATCAGTTCGTGCCCCTGGGCCTGCCCGCCATGCTCCTGGGCCACGTGACGTTCTCCGTGTCCTACGTGCTGGTCGTCGTGCGAGCCCGGCTGCTGGCGATCGGCGGCGACTACGAGGCCGCGGCCCAGGACCTGGGCGCGAGCCCGCTCCAGGCGATCCGCACGATCCTGGTCCCGCTGCTGATGCCGTCGATCTTCGCCTCGGCGATGCTGGTCTTCGCCACGTCCCTCGACGACTTCGTGGTCAGCCAGTTCCTGTTCGGCGACGCGGCCAACGTCACCGTCCCGATCAAGCTGTACAACGCCGTCCGGTCGGCCCCCACCCCCGCCCTCAACGCCTTGGCCACGCTGCTGCTGGTCGCCTCGTTCCTGGCGCTGCTCCTCGCGTACGTCGGCCTGCGGGCGCGGCGGCGGGGCGAGCGCTCGGCGCTCGAGGACCTCGCCGACTACGGCTGA
- a CDS encoding ABC transporter permease: MAEPPHDHRRTTRRLWPALALPGTIWLVALFLVPVYAVMAVAFSGDINLFGEPIPAWSPWDWQFATFGQVLSDSISGPYQAVWLRTASYTGIALLICVVVGYPVAYYTARLAGKRRGLVLALILAPWWINYITRMLAWVNLLQDDGYVNKALGIFSIEPVSWLGGNPLTVVIALAYGYLPFFILPLFASLDRIDQRLLEASRDLGVGTVRTFLHVTLPLSKLGLITALVITALPMAGDYYTNTIVSSSPRTTMIGNQIELFLLQGPSKNFGAALVLLLSLVLLFFMTYYLILTQRASRNAR; encoded by the coding sequence GTGGCTGAACCCCCGCACGACCACCGCCGTACGACGAGACGGCTGTGGCCGGCGCTCGCGCTCCCCGGCACGATCTGGCTCGTTGCCCTGTTCCTGGTGCCCGTCTACGCCGTCATGGCCGTCGCCTTCAGCGGCGACATCAACCTCTTCGGCGAGCCGATCCCGGCCTGGAGCCCCTGGGACTGGCAGTTCGCCACGTTCGGCCAGGTGCTCTCGGACTCCATCTCCGGTCCCTACCAGGCGGTGTGGCTCCGGACAGCCTCGTACACGGGCATCGCGCTGCTGATCTGCGTCGTCGTCGGCTACCCCGTCGCCTACTACACGGCCCGGCTGGCCGGGAAGCGGCGGGGACTGGTCCTGGCGCTGATCCTGGCGCCGTGGTGGATCAACTACATCACCCGGATGCTCGCCTGGGTCAACCTGCTGCAGGACGACGGCTACGTGAACAAGGCGCTCGGGATCTTCAGCATCGAACCCGTCTCGTGGCTGGGCGGCAATCCGCTCACCGTGGTGATCGCCCTGGCCTACGGCTACCTGCCGTTCTTCATCCTGCCGCTCTTCGCCTCCCTCGACCGGATCGACCAGCGACTGCTGGAGGCCTCGCGCGACCTCGGGGTGGGCACCGTACGCACGTTCCTGCACGTGACGCTGCCGCTGTCGAAGCTGGGCCTGATCACCGCCCTCGTCATCACGGCTCTCCCCATGGCAGGCGACTACTACACCAACACGATCGTCTCGAGCTCGCCGCGCACCACGATGATCGGCAACCAGATCGAGCTCTTCCTCCTCCAAGGCCCCTCGAAGAACTTCGGAGCTGCGCTGGTGCTGCTGCTCTCGCTCGTCCTGCTGTTCTTCATGACCTACTACCTGATCCTGACCCAGCGCGCGAGCAGGAATGCCCGATGA
- a CDS encoding ABC transporter ATP-binding protein, with amino-acid sequence MPQGAAGSPRNGGGGAISIIGLRKEFDGVTAVDGVDLEIEPGEFFTLLGPSGCGKTTTLRMVGGFEQPTAGQILLDGVDVAQMPPHKRPVNTVFQSYALFPHLDVQKNVAYGLRWRKDLDRRTREARVGKALELVRLSDYARRRPHQMSGGQQQRVALARALVLEPSVLLLDEPLGALDAKLRHSLRAELASLQREVGITFVFVTHDQDEALEMSARLAVMDRGRVVQLGTPEEVYQEPLTEFVADFLGVTNLLDVECLPGGAATRTVRYGDFTLEAQAPVGVDATARRAVIRPECVEVREPGLTGVNRIPGMVDRAVFLGSTTQLMVRLPHGAVLQSLVTNTARGEVPATGQPVTVHLPPQSLRLLAGAARPPAALVGADDQP; translated from the coding sequence ATGCCCCAAGGCGCTGCAGGCTCCCCTCGCAACGGCGGCGGCGGGGCGATCTCCATCATCGGTCTCCGCAAGGAGTTCGACGGGGTCACTGCCGTCGACGGCGTCGATCTCGAGATCGAGCCCGGGGAGTTCTTCACGCTCCTCGGGCCCTCGGGCTGCGGCAAGACCACCACGCTGCGCATGGTGGGCGGGTTCGAGCAGCCGACCGCCGGCCAGATCCTGCTCGACGGGGTCGACGTGGCACAGATGCCTCCGCACAAGCGCCCGGTCAACACGGTCTTCCAGAGCTACGCGCTCTTCCCGCACCTCGACGTCCAGAAGAACGTCGCCTACGGCCTGCGGTGGCGCAAGGACCTCGACCGGCGGACCCGGGAGGCCCGCGTCGGGAAGGCGCTGGAGCTGGTTCGGCTCAGCGACTACGCCCGGCGCCGCCCCCACCAGATGTCGGGAGGACAGCAGCAACGCGTGGCCCTGGCCCGGGCCCTGGTCCTCGAGCCGTCGGTGCTGCTCCTCGACGAGCCGCTGGGCGCGCTCGACGCGAAGCTCCGACACTCGTTGCGGGCCGAGCTCGCCTCGCTGCAGCGCGAGGTCGGCATCACCTTCGTCTTCGTCACCCACGACCAGGACGAGGCCCTCGAGATGTCGGCTCGGCTCGCCGTCATGGACCGCGGGCGGGTCGTCCAGCTCGGGACGCCGGAGGAGGTCTACCAGGAGCCGCTGACCGAGTTCGTCGCGGACTTCCTCGGCGTCACCAACCTGCTGGACGTCGAGTGCCTGCCGGGCGGCGCGGCGACCCGCACGGTCCGGTACGGCGACTTCACCCTCGAGGCACAGGCGCCTGTCGGCGTCGACGCGACGGCCCGCAGGGCGGTGATCCGTCCGGAGTGCGTCGAGGTCCGGGAACCCGGCCTCACCGGGGTGAACCGGATCCCGGGCATGGTCGACCGCGCCGTCTTCCTGGGGTCGACGACCCAGCTGATGGTGCGGCTGCCGCACGGTGCGGTGCTGCAGTCGCTGGTCACGAACACCGCGCGAGGCGAGGTCCCTGCGACCGGGCAACCGGTGACGGTCCACCTGCCCCCGCAGTCGCTGCGGCTGCTGGCAGGCGCGGCGCGGCCCCCGGCGGCTCTCGTCGGCGCCGACGATCAGCCGTAG
- a CDS encoding SulP family inorganic anion transporter: MRLGRPTGKDAVSGFVTGLFSIPEGMAYASIGGFAAPLGLWSGVVPTIVGSVFARTVLMVTTLTSAIALSSQSVLAGAGLDPGDAGALATLTVLVGLVMLGLGLLRLGSVMSFVSTAVMTGFTTGIALQIITGVIEDATGYDPTPHNTIAKVVDAAAHIGDWSGTTVAVSLATVGVWAAFRAVRPLRSFAILIALLTVSVVCAVVQPEVELVDDIASIPRSLPPFSLPDPGAVPELALGAVAIALVALAQAAGIGAAVSNPDGSRPDASTDFRAQGLANVAGGLFSALPTGGSLSRTGVGTSAGARTRWSGIFAGVWLAVIVLAVGPVAGKIPMAVIGGLLLVIGGELLAGRFRDIVLVLRTSWLSSAAMVVTFLATTELPLQQAIFLGAGLSILLYAVSAAGRGQLVELVPAGGGGWRITEPPPTIASDRTTVLHYVGGGFFAEVNRLEEEWPDPGAASQAAVVLSMRGSGGIPSATFLKSLERACLRLREHDVHLVLCGVTPAFRDLLERTGTLDVLGHDAVVVQSERLLDSVATAYAIAERRRAVDPGTR, translated from the coding sequence GTGCGCCTGGGCCGACCGACCGGCAAGGACGCCGTCTCGGGCTTCGTGACGGGGCTGTTCTCGATCCCCGAGGGCATGGCGTACGCGAGCATCGGTGGCTTCGCCGCGCCGCTGGGCCTGTGGTCGGGCGTGGTGCCGACGATCGTCGGCTCGGTCTTCGCCCGCACGGTGCTCATGGTCACCACGTTGACCAGTGCGATCGCGCTGTCGTCGCAGAGCGTGCTGGCTGGGGCCGGCCTCGACCCGGGGGACGCCGGCGCACTCGCCACCCTGACTGTGCTCGTCGGCCTGGTGATGCTCGGCCTGGGGCTGCTGCGGCTGGGGTCGGTGATGTCCTTCGTCTCGACGGCGGTGATGACCGGCTTCACCACCGGCATCGCGTTGCAGATCATCACCGGTGTCATCGAGGACGCGACCGGCTACGACCCGACGCCCCACAACACGATCGCGAAGGTCGTCGACGCCGCGGCCCACATCGGGGACTGGAGTGGCACCACGGTGGCGGTCAGCCTGGCCACCGTCGGGGTCTGGGCGGCCTTCAGGGCAGTGCGTCCCCTCCGGTCCTTCGCGATCCTCATCGCCCTCCTGACGGTGAGCGTGGTGTGCGCGGTGGTCCAGCCCGAGGTGGAGCTGGTCGACGACATCGCCAGCATCCCACGGTCGCTGCCCCCGTTCTCCCTGCCCGATCCCGGCGCCGTCCCCGAACTGGCCCTGGGGGCGGTCGCCATCGCCCTGGTCGCGCTCGCCCAGGCCGCGGGCATCGGGGCCGCCGTGTCCAACCCGGACGGCTCCCGGCCTGACGCCTCCACCGACTTCCGCGCCCAAGGGCTGGCGAACGTGGCCGGCGGGCTGTTCTCCGCCCTCCCGACCGGAGGGTCCCTGTCCCGCACGGGTGTCGGCACCAGCGCCGGCGCCCGGACGCGCTGGTCCGGGATCTTCGCCGGCGTGTGGCTGGCCGTCATCGTGCTGGCGGTCGGACCGGTGGCCGGGAAGATCCCCATGGCCGTCATCGGCGGTCTGCTCCTCGTGATCGGAGGCGAGCTGCTGGCGGGCCGGTTCCGCGACATCGTGCTCGTCCTGCGGACCTCGTGGCTCTCCTCGGCTGCCATGGTGGTCACGTTCCTCGCGACCACCGAGCTCCCGCTTCAGCAGGCGATCTTCCTCGGAGCCGGCCTGTCGATCCTGCTGTACGCCGTCTCCGCGGCCGGCCGGGGGCAGCTCGTGGAGCTGGTCCCCGCAGGAGGCGGCGGCTGGCGCATCACCGAGCCGCCGCCCACGATCGCCAGCGACCGCACCACGGTCCTGCACTACGTCGGGGGCGGCTTCTTCGCCGAGGTCAACCGGCTCGAGGAGGAGTGGCCCGACCCCGGTGCCGCCTCCCAGGCAGCGGTCGTCCTGTCGATGCGCGGGTCCGGCGGCATCCCCTCCGCCACGTTCCTGAAGTCACTCGAACGCGCGTGCCTGCGGCTTCGCGAGCACGACGTCCACCTCGTCCTCTGCGGAGTCACCCCGGCGTTCCGCGACCTGCTCGAACGCACGGGGACCCTCGACGTCCTCGGCCACGACGCGGTGGTCGTGCAGAGCGAGCGTCTCCTGGACTCGGTCGCCACGGCGTACGCGATCGCCGAGCGGCGCCGCGCGGTCGACCCGGGCACTCGGTGA
- a CDS encoding bile acid:sodium symporter family protein codes for MSDVVVGIAQVSILTFVVSSMTGLGLSLTAQQILTPLKDVKLVLLALVASFVIAPGGAWAIAELFGLDDSQTLGLLLLGVAGGAPFLPKLAQLAHAAVAYSVGLMVLLMVGTVGYVPLVLPLLVDGVMVSAWDIARPLLLLMLLPLAAALVVRARYPGSARLAPTLSQVSTVALALGIGAAVLIGLPEIWDQIGTGVLLATLVLVGTCLVAGYLLGGSGRDQRVTSALGTAQRNLSAALLIAGTSFQDTPEVLVTVMVASLLLTGVLLLVAGELGRRTAATTAAEQ; via the coding sequence ATGAGTGATGTCGTCGTCGGGATCGCGCAGGTCTCGATCCTCACCTTCGTGGTGAGCTCGATGACCGGTCTGGGGCTGTCCCTGACCGCCCAGCAGATCCTCACTCCGCTCAAGGACGTCAAGCTGGTGTTGCTCGCACTGGTGGCCAGCTTCGTCATCGCGCCCGGCGGCGCGTGGGCGATCGCCGAGCTGTTCGGGCTGGACGACAGCCAGACCCTGGGCCTCCTGCTCCTCGGCGTCGCTGGCGGCGCTCCGTTCCTCCCCAAGCTCGCGCAGCTGGCGCACGCAGCGGTGGCGTACTCGGTCGGGTTGATGGTGCTGCTGATGGTGGGCACGGTCGGGTACGTACCGCTGGTGTTGCCGCTGCTGGTGGACGGCGTCATGGTCAGCGCCTGGGACATCGCCCGTCCGTTGCTGCTGCTGATGCTGCTTCCCCTGGCGGCCGCGTTGGTGGTGCGGGCACGCTACCCGGGGTCGGCGCGGCTGGCGCCGACCCTGAGCCAGGTCTCTACCGTCGCGCTCGCACTCGGCATCGGCGCCGCGGTCCTCATCGGTCTGCCGGAGATCTGGGACCAGATCGGGACCGGGGTGCTGCTCGCGACGCTGGTGCTCGTCGGCACCTGCCTGGTCGCCGGCTACCTCCTGGGTGGCTCCGGGCGTGACCAGCGGGTGACGAGCGCCCTCGGCACGGCCCAGCGCAACCTCTCGGCGGCCCTGCTGATCGCCGGTACCAGCTTCCAGGACACCCCGGAGGTGCTGGTCACCGTGATGGTCGCCAGCCTGCTGCTGACGGGCGTACTCCTGCTGGTGGCCGGCGAGCTGGGTCGCCGCACCGCGGCAACCACGGCCGCGGAACAGTGA
- a CDS encoding 5'-3' exonuclease has protein sequence MPSPDDDSERQLLLVVDAPSLLHRNHHARAHTRAVDRAGRPVWALHGMLRQIIESIDGFAPDAVVFGLDDRTASVRRDLYPDYKAGRAEKHPELVDQLERAGALLDALGMATVTPPGLEADDVNASGAAWARLRGWNCVIITSDRDAFSHISDHTKVLRLIDGGIHGSPLLDPRRLRAMYGVAAENYLAYAALRGDASDNLPGVDGIGEKTAAALLEIAGSMQAVWADIDHDEGRTVAAALDSWADEQGGRRLGARVVGHLSAPGARQRYDFNVALMTGREDLDLGLTPDVPGSPGLLPLDIDRVSRVVGFLGVEATTALALRVLTGDPASATRR, from the coding sequence ATGCCGAGCCCCGACGACGATTCCGAGCGCCAGCTGCTGCTGGTCGTCGACGCCCCGTCGCTGCTCCACCGCAACCACCATGCCCGAGCGCACACCCGGGCCGTCGACCGGGCCGGGCGGCCGGTGTGGGCACTGCACGGGATGCTGCGCCAGATCATCGAGTCGATCGACGGCTTCGCTCCCGACGCGGTGGTCTTCGGTCTCGACGACCGCACCGCGTCCGTACGCCGCGACCTGTACCCCGACTACAAGGCCGGTCGCGCCGAGAAGCACCCCGAGCTCGTCGACCAGCTCGAGCGTGCCGGCGCGCTGCTCGACGCGCTCGGCATGGCCACGGTGACGCCCCCGGGGCTGGAGGCCGACGACGTCAACGCCTCCGGCGCCGCCTGGGCCCGGCTGCGGGGTTGGAACTGCGTGATCATCACCTCCGACCGCGACGCGTTCAGCCACATCAGCGACCACACCAAGGTGTTGCGGCTGATCGACGGCGGCATCCACGGCTCGCCGCTGCTGGACCCGCGACGCCTGCGCGCGATGTACGGCGTGGCCGCCGAGAACTACCTGGCGTACGCCGCGCTCCGGGGGGACGCCAGCGACAACCTCCCCGGCGTCGACGGCATCGGGGAGAAGACAGCGGCTGCCCTGCTCGAGATCGCCGGTTCGATGCAGGCGGTCTGGGCGGACATCGACCACGACGAGGGCCGCACCGTCGCTGCGGCCCTGGACTCCTGGGCCGACGAGCAGGGTGGTCGCAGGCTTGGTGCCCGGGTCGTGGGCCACCTCTCGGCGCCGGGCGCCCGCCAGCGGTACGACTTCAACGTCGCGCTCATGACCGGGCGGGAGGACCTCGACCTCGGGCTCACTCCCGACGTGCCCGGCAGCCCCGGGCTGCTGCCGCTCGACATCGACCGGGTCAGCCGGGTCGTCGGCTTCCTCGGTGTCGAGGCCACCACCGCGTTGGCGCTGCGGGTGCTCACCGGCGACCCCGCCTCGGCGACCCGGCGCTGA
- a CDS encoding alkyl/aryl-sulfatase yields the protein MTSSRGATDAIAQQQRRLVETLPFSDTRDFEDARRGLVVPIEEPVVAEDGTVLWDNSTYDFLEGQCPDTVNPSLWRQSQLAAIDGLFEVVPGIYQVRGMDLSNTTLVEGDEGVIVFDTLLSVETGAAALALYRKHRGDRPVKAVVITHSHADHFGGIKGFVSQEEVDAGRVRVFAPEGFVEHAVSENVFAGTAMNRRAAYMYGAALPRTPHGGVGAGLGQTISTGTVSLMVPTDLVTTTGHEETVDGVRMVFQMAPDTEAPSEFLIYLPNFKALCAAEDATHNLHNLLTLRGAVVRDPNGWAKYLTETIDLFGADVEVVFASHHWPTWGNERAVEFLSLQRDLYAYLHDQTLRMLNQGLVGPEIAEEIQLPPALENAWSTRGYYGSVSHNVKAIYQRYLGWFDGNPAHLWEHPPVERATRYVDLAGGIDAAVAAARAAFDSGDYRWAAEIANHAVFAEPENGPAREVLADTYEQLGYGSENGTWRDFFLSGVTELRGAQFGTPTETTAPDVIAQLSPSMLFDAIAIQVNGPAAWDEDLSIDVVLTDTDERYRIRLANGVLTHSGRPQRGDADATLTTTRRALPALALGGLSAEGLADAGIRLDGDASVLGRLTAVLDPGDKDFAIVTP from the coding sequence ATGACCTCTTCTCGCGGTGCGACCGATGCCATTGCCCAGCAGCAGCGACGGCTCGTGGAGACCCTCCCGTTCTCGGACACCCGTGACTTCGAGGACGCCAGACGCGGCCTGGTCGTCCCCATCGAGGAACCGGTGGTCGCCGAGGACGGCACCGTCCTGTGGGACAACTCGACGTACGACTTCCTCGAAGGACAGTGCCCCGACACGGTGAACCCGAGCCTGTGGCGGCAGTCTCAGCTCGCGGCGATCGACGGGCTCTTCGAGGTGGTGCCCGGCATCTATCAAGTGCGCGGGATGGACCTGTCGAACACCACCCTGGTCGAGGGCGACGAGGGCGTCATCGTGTTCGACACGCTCCTCTCGGTGGAGACCGGGGCCGCTGCGCTGGCCCTCTACCGCAAGCACCGCGGGGACCGGCCGGTGAAGGCTGTGGTCATCACGCACTCCCACGCCGACCACTTCGGCGGGATCAAGGGCTTCGTCTCCCAGGAGGAGGTCGACGCCGGACGGGTGCGGGTGTTCGCTCCCGAGGGCTTCGTCGAGCACGCAGTGTCGGAGAACGTCTTCGCTGGCACCGCGATGAACCGTCGCGCGGCCTACATGTACGGAGCGGCACTCCCCCGCACTCCGCACGGCGGGGTCGGCGCCGGTCTCGGCCAGACCATCTCGACCGGGACCGTCTCCTTGATGGTGCCCACTGACCTGGTCACGACCACCGGCCACGAGGAGACGGTCGACGGCGTGCGAATGGTGTTCCAGATGGCGCCGGACACCGAGGCCCCCTCGGAGTTCCTCATCTACCTGCCCAACTTCAAGGCGCTCTGCGCCGCTGAGGACGCCACCCACAACCTGCACAACCTGCTGACGCTGCGCGGCGCGGTGGTGCGCGACCCGAACGGCTGGGCGAAGTACCTCACCGAGACCATCGACCTCTTCGGCGCCGACGTCGAGGTGGTGTTCGCCTCCCACCACTGGCCCACCTGGGGCAACGAACGGGCCGTGGAGTTCCTCTCCCTCCAGCGCGACCTCTATGCCTACCTTCACGACCAGACGCTGCGAATGCTCAACCAGGGCCTGGTCGGTCCTGAGATCGCGGAGGAGATCCAGCTGCCGCCGGCGCTGGAGAACGCGTGGAGCACCCGCGGCTACTACGGGTCGGTGAGCCACAACGTGAAGGCGATCTACCAGCGCTACCTCGGCTGGTTCGACGGCAACCCGGCCCACCTGTGGGAGCACCCTCCGGTCGAGCGGGCCACGCGCTACGTCGACCTCGCCGGTGGCATCGACGCGGCAGTCGCCGCCGCCAGGGCCGCCTTCGACAGCGGTGACTACCGGTGGGCAGCCGAGATCGCCAACCACGCCGTGTTCGCCGAACCCGAGAACGGGCCGGCCCGCGAGGTCCTCGCCGACACCTACGAGCAGCTCGGCTACGGCTCGGAGAACGGCACGTGGCGCGACTTCTTCCTCTCCGGTGTGACCGAGCTGCGCGGCGCCCAGTTCGGTACACCGACGGAGACCACAGCCCCCGACGTGATCGCCCAGCTCTCTCCGTCGATGCTGTTCGACGCCATCGCGATCCAGGTCAACGGACCGGCTGCGTGGGACGAGGACCTCAGCATCGACGTGGTGCTCACCGACACCGACGAGCGCTACCGGATCCGTCTCGCGAACGGCGTGCTCACACACAGCGGGCGACCCCAGCGCGGAGACGCCGACGCCACGTTGACGACGACGCGCCGAGCGCTCCCCGCGCTCGCCCTGGGCGGGCTGTCCGCCGAGGGCCTGGCCGACGCCGGCATCCGGCTGGACGGAGACGCGTCGGTGCTGGGCCGGCTGACCGCGGTGCTCGATCCCGGCGACAAGGACTTCGCGATCGTCACCCCCTGA